From Streptomyces sp. NBC_00690, a single genomic window includes:
- a CDS encoding polyprenyl synthetase family protein: protein MTVVGPFGLSVRDQALEADVQTGLSAVEAGLLDATKSEVPFITDAAQHLVRAGGKRFRPLLVMLAAQFGDPYAPGVVPSAVVVELTHLATLYHDDVMDEAEVRRGVASANARWGNSVAVLTGDFLFARASHILADLGPEAVRIQAEAFERLVTGQILETAGPRDGRDPVEHYLDVIGGKTGSLIAVSGRFGAMMSGADERVVDILTQYGERLGVAFQLADDVLDIASDSHESGKTPGTDLREGIPTLPVLHLRARAQAQGLPEDLELVELLDGDLTDETRHGEALRRLRLHPALEQARRDTVRYAQEARAVLAPLPECYAKSALEELCDAVVHRAG from the coding sequence GTGACCGTCGTCGGGCCGTTCGGGCTGAGCGTGCGGGACCAGGCTCTTGAGGCCGATGTCCAGACGGGACTGTCAGCCGTTGAGGCGGGTCTGCTCGATGCCACCAAGAGCGAGGTGCCCTTCATCACGGATGCGGCACAGCATCTCGTGCGGGCCGGAGGCAAGCGCTTCAGGCCACTGCTGGTGATGTTGGCGGCACAGTTCGGCGATCCGTACGCCCCTGGCGTGGTGCCATCCGCGGTGGTCGTGGAGCTCACCCACCTGGCGACGCTGTACCACGACGACGTGATGGACGAGGCCGAGGTGCGGCGCGGTGTCGCCAGCGCCAACGCCCGCTGGGGCAATTCGGTGGCCGTCCTCACGGGTGACTTCCTGTTCGCCCGGGCCTCCCACATCCTCGCCGATCTCGGTCCGGAGGCCGTGCGCATCCAGGCCGAGGCGTTCGAGCGGCTGGTCACCGGCCAGATCCTGGAGACCGCGGGCCCGCGCGACGGCAGGGACCCGGTGGAGCACTATCTCGATGTGATCGGCGGCAAGACCGGCTCGCTGATCGCCGTGTCGGGCCGGTTCGGCGCGATGATGTCGGGGGCCGACGAGCGGGTGGTGGACATCCTCACCCAGTACGGCGAGCGACTCGGGGTCGCCTTCCAACTCGCCGACGACGTACTGGACATCGCCAGCGACTCCCATGAGTCGGGCAAGACACCCGGTACGGATCTGCGCGAGGGCATCCCCACGCTGCCGGTACTCCATCTGAGGGCGCGGGCGCAGGCCCAGGGCCTGCCGGAGGACCTGGAGTTGGTTGAACTTCTCGACGGCGATCTGACGGACGAGACGCGGCACGGCGAGGCCCTGCGGCGGCTGCGCCTCCACCCGGCGCTGGAGCAGGCGCGTCGGGACACCGTGCGCTATGCGCAGGAGGCGCGGGCCGTGCTCGCGCCGCTGCCCGAGTGCTATGCGAAGTCGGCCCTGGAAGAGCTGTGCGACGCGGTGGTGCACCGCGCCGGATAG
- a CDS encoding SRPBCC domain-containing protein, with protein sequence MPTGLTQDAGWQIGVSKTLPLPVSAVWDFVASPEGIALWLGELSQGADLPREKGAGYATVDGIAGEVRGYRPGDRIRLTYGTTTLQVAVTSAGEGRSVLRFHQERMADAQEREHQRTHWRSVMERVVAVLLAD encoded by the coding sequence ATGCCGACCGGACTGACACAGGACGCGGGCTGGCAGATCGGCGTGTCCAAGACGCTGCCGCTACCCGTCTCCGCCGTATGGGACTTCGTCGCGAGCCCCGAGGGGATCGCCCTGTGGCTGGGGGAGTTGTCGCAGGGCGCCGACCTGCCCCGGGAGAAGGGGGCGGGCTACGCGACGGTCGACGGCATCGCGGGCGAGGTACGCGGCTATCGGCCGGGCGACCGCATCCGGTTGACGTACGGGACGACGACCCTCCAGGTCGCCGTCACCTCCGCGGGCGAGGGGCGATCCGTCCTGCGGTTCCATCAGGAGCGGATGGCGGACGCACAGGAGCGCGAACACCAGCGGACCCATTGGCGATCGGTGATGGAGCGGGTGGTGGCCGTCCTATTGGCGGACTGA
- a CDS encoding bifunctional serine/threonine-protein kinase/ABC transporter substrate-binding protein yields the protein MSSFEQQPGSLQRLLPTDPSTIAGYRLLGRLGAGGMGVVYLGRTDTGELAAVKVTHSDQAEDPDFRARFRREVETARQVSSPWAVPVTAADPDAPEPWLATAFVPGPSLAEAIAAHGPLPTRSARLLGSAIARALAAVHTAGLVHRDVKPGNVLLAVDGPRLIDFGIARTTGDTALTATDVVVGTPGFLAPEQAEARGAEIGPPSDVFALGCLLVYTVTGRLPFGAGAVDALLYRTVHDDPDLSGIEDDLATLLGACLAKDPRQRPTAGQLAERLVEDAPLGADWLPADVIRTIAERSARMLALPDIEETRAPTAQAAPDRRKLLLGAAAVVLAAGGGWGVWAALGGGEDGNKAGPSPRKRQHVIGVQADLTGPQQAMGIEQERGARLAVEAYNTREDKPFPLQLEVVDDAGNTAEAATVGRRLAEDRDVLAVLGSTGDYTTQAALPAFNEASTALMTVSAGLNLLTRGTPPNPAIIRTCPSHPIASSQLAYLLQSYFLQGKVTDPVPGLLQDREDDSYAWQYITMINHTMRTLYGYRCHPRVVPAGIDAYEPIIKGMLAAGIDAFVHGGLLPSAVHCARALADAGFEGPRVGGPYLLTPEFIRQAGKAAEGWVVAAPVLDPLVHSPAKRFTAAYRKRYGTAPRYYAGESYDAVSMMIDEVVRAARGSTRPEPSAVLTALRKKTFDGVMGTYQFDAAGDLKNPRTQLYVVEGGRFNRVMAAPAKDPGKG from the coding sequence ATGAGCTCTTTCGAACAGCAGCCCGGCTCCCTCCAGCGCCTCCTGCCCACCGACCCCTCCACCATCGCCGGATACCGGCTGCTCGGTCGACTCGGCGCGGGCGGCATGGGCGTGGTCTACCTCGGTCGTACGGACACGGGTGAACTGGCCGCCGTCAAGGTGACCCACTCCGACCAGGCCGAAGACCCCGACTTCCGGGCCCGTTTCCGCCGCGAGGTGGAGACCGCCCGACAGGTCTCCAGCCCCTGGGCCGTCCCCGTCACCGCAGCCGACCCCGACGCCCCCGAACCATGGCTCGCCACCGCCTTCGTCCCCGGGCCCTCCCTGGCCGAAGCCATCGCCGCGCACGGTCCGCTGCCCACCCGCAGCGCGCGACTGCTCGGCTCGGCCATCGCCCGCGCGCTCGCCGCGGTCCACACGGCAGGTCTGGTCCACCGCGATGTGAAACCGGGCAACGTACTGCTCGCCGTGGACGGCCCGCGCCTGATCGACTTCGGCATCGCCCGCACCACCGGGGACACCGCGCTCACCGCCACCGACGTGGTCGTGGGCACCCCCGGCTTCCTGGCGCCCGAGCAGGCCGAGGCGCGCGGCGCCGAGATCGGCCCGCCGAGCGATGTCTTCGCGCTGGGCTGCCTCCTCGTCTACACGGTCACCGGACGCCTGCCCTTCGGCGCGGGCGCGGTGGACGCCCTGCTGTACCGCACCGTCCATGACGACCCGGACCTCAGCGGTATCGAGGACGACCTCGCCACCCTGCTCGGCGCCTGTCTGGCCAAGGATCCGCGGCAGCGGCCCACGGCCGGGCAACTCGCCGAACGGCTCGTCGAGGACGCACCGCTTGGCGCCGACTGGCTGCCCGCCGACGTCATCCGCACCATCGCCGAGCGATCCGCACGGATGCTCGCCCTGCCCGACATCGAGGAGACCCGCGCCCCCACCGCCCAGGCCGCCCCGGACCGACGCAAACTCCTGCTCGGCGCGGCGGCCGTGGTACTCGCCGCGGGCGGCGGCTGGGGAGTGTGGGCCGCACTGGGCGGCGGTGAGGACGGCAACAAGGCCGGGCCGTCACCGCGGAAGCGACAGCATGTGATCGGCGTACAGGCCGATCTCACCGGACCCCAGCAGGCGATGGGCATCGAGCAGGAGCGGGGAGCGCGCCTCGCGGTGGAGGCGTACAACACCCGCGAGGACAAGCCGTTCCCCCTGCAACTGGAGGTGGTGGACGACGCGGGGAACACCGCGGAGGCGGCCACGGTCGGCCGACGGCTGGCGGAAGACCGGGACGTCCTCGCGGTCCTCGGCTCCACCGGCGACTACACCACCCAGGCCGCACTGCCCGCCTTCAACGAGGCGAGCACGGCCCTGATGACCGTCTCGGCCGGACTGAACCTGCTGACCAGGGGCACGCCGCCGAACCCGGCGATCATCCGCACCTGTCCCTCGCACCCGATCGCGAGCTCGCAGTTGGCCTACCTCCTGCAGAGCTACTTCCTCCAGGGGAAGGTCACCGACCCGGTCCCCGGCCTCCTCCAGGACCGGGAGGACGACTCCTACGCCTGGCAGTACATCACCATGATCAACCACACCATGCGCACGCTCTACGGCTACCGTTGCCACCCCCGGGTCGTCCCCGCCGGCATCGACGCCTACGAGCCGATCATCAAGGGGATGCTGGCCGCGGGCATCGACGCCTTCGTCCACGGCGGGTTGCTGCCCTCGGCGGTGCACTGTGCCCGTGCCCTCGCCGACGCGGGGTTCGAAGGCCCCCGGGTGGGCGGACCGTATCTGCTCACACCGGAGTTCATCCGGCAGGCGGGGAAGGCCGCCGAAGGATGGGTGGTGGCGGCGCCGGTGCTCGACCCGCTGGTCCACTCACCGGCGAAGCGCTTCACCGCCGCCTACCGCAAGCGGTACGGCACCGCCCCCCGGTACTACGCGGGCGAGTCCTACGATGCGGTCTCCATGATGATCGACGAAGTGGTGCGGGCGGCCCGGGGCAGCACTCGCCCCGAACCCTCCGCGGTGCTGACCGCGCTGCGGAAGAAGACGTTCGACGGGGTCATGGGCACCTACCAGTTCGACGCCGCCGGTGACCTCAAGAATCCGAGGACCCAGCTGTACGTGGTCGAGGGCGGGCGGTTCAATCGTGTGATGGCCGCCCCGGCGAAGGACCCTGGGAAGGGCTGA
- the rarD gene encoding EamA family transporter RarD: protein MKQDGEQRAGLLYGLGAYGMWGLVPLFWPLLKPAGATEILAHRMTWSLVVVVVALLALNRWKWIRDLLRDPRKLALITIAAVVISINWGVYIWAVNDDRVVEASLGYFINPLVTIAIGVLLLKERLRPAQWAAVGTGCAAVLVLAVGYGQVPWVSLVLAFSFALYGLAKKKINIGGLESLAAETAVLFLPALGYLLWLGARGESTIGSQGPGHIALLATTGLVTAIPLVLFGAAAIRVPLSTLGLLQYLAPVFQFLLGVLYFKEAMPAERWAGFALVWLALTVLTWDALRAARRTKLAAARLVARGSAVEPLPVPQPPVDCSVERPTDTDGKTAVLGGTRDNGTSPG from the coding sequence GTGAAGCAGGACGGCGAACAGCGGGCGGGGCTGCTCTACGGGTTGGGCGCCTACGGCATGTGGGGACTGGTACCCCTGTTCTGGCCGCTTCTGAAACCGGCGGGCGCGACCGAGATCCTCGCCCACCGGATGACGTGGTCCCTGGTGGTGGTCGTCGTCGCGCTGCTGGCACTGAACCGGTGGAAGTGGATACGGGACCTGTTGCGCGACCCCCGCAAGCTCGCCCTGATCACCATCGCCGCCGTGGTGATCAGCATCAACTGGGGCGTCTACATCTGGGCCGTCAACGACGACCGGGTCGTCGAAGCCTCGCTCGGCTACTTCATCAACCCCCTGGTGACCATCGCCATCGGCGTCCTCCTCCTCAAGGAGCGACTGCGGCCGGCCCAGTGGGCGGCGGTGGGCACAGGCTGTGCCGCGGTACTGGTGCTCGCCGTGGGCTACGGCCAGGTGCCGTGGGTCTCGCTCGTCCTGGCGTTCTCCTTCGCCCTCTACGGACTGGCGAAGAAGAAGATCAACATCGGGGGTCTTGAATCACTCGCCGCGGAGACCGCGGTCCTCTTCCTCCCCGCGCTCGGCTATCTGTTGTGGCTCGGCGCCCGGGGCGAGTCGACCATCGGCTCCCAGGGGCCGGGGCACATCGCCCTGCTCGCGACCACCGGACTGGTGACGGCGATCCCCCTGGTCCTCTTCGGAGCCGCGGCCATCCGGGTGCCCCTTTCCACCTTGGGGCTGCTCCAGTACCTGGCCCCCGTCTTTCAGTTCCTGCTCGGGGTCCTGTACTTCAAGGAGGCCATGCCCGCCGAGCGGTGGGCCGGCTTCGCACTGGTCTGGCTGGCGCTCACCGTTCTGACCTGGGACGCACTACGGGCGGCACGGCGTACGAAGTTGGCCGCGGCACGGCTGGTCGCCCGAGGGAGCGCGGTGGAGCCGCTGCCGGTCCCCCAGCCGCCCGTCGACTGTTCGGTCGAGCGGCCGACGGACACCGACGGCAAGACTGCCGTCCTCGGGGGTACTCGGGACAACGGCACCTCACCCGGGTGA
- a CDS encoding ABC transporter ATP-binding protein: MTAVIETHGLTKRYRGGQLAVDRLDLIVPAGSVFGFLGPNGSGKTTTIRMLMGLIEPTAGSAHVLGGPMPKAVRSVLPQVGALIEGPALYGFLSGRDNLARYDSADPTADPRTRRARVAAALDRVGLTSAAGKKAKAYSLGMKQRLGLAAALLQPRRLLVLDEPTNGLDPQGMREIRSLVRELAGDGTTVFLSSHLLDEIEQVCTHAAVMAQGRLLTQGPVAELAARARGRLAVTTPDPVDAARLLKELGITGVSVEEDRVTGDPPDGGELSDLSAALVHAGVRVRGFGIERASLEDAFLALTGEGFDVAG, translated from the coding sequence ATGACAGCAGTGATCGAGACGCACGGTCTCACCAAGCGCTATCGCGGCGGTCAACTCGCCGTCGACCGGCTCGATCTCATCGTGCCGGCGGGGAGCGTCTTCGGCTTCCTCGGGCCCAATGGCTCGGGCAAGACCACCACCATCCGGATGCTGATGGGGCTGATCGAACCGACCGCAGGCAGCGCCCATGTGCTGGGCGGGCCCATGCCGAAGGCCGTACGGTCTGTGCTTCCGCAGGTCGGCGCCTTGATCGAAGGGCCGGCGCTCTACGGATTCCTGAGTGGTCGGGACAATCTGGCGCGCTATGACTCCGCCGACCCCACCGCTGATCCCCGTACCCGCAGGGCGCGGGTGGCCGCAGCGCTCGATCGCGTGGGGCTGACCTCGGCCGCCGGCAAGAAGGCCAAGGCGTACTCGCTCGGCATGAAGCAGCGTCTGGGCCTGGCCGCCGCGCTGCTCCAACCACGCAGGCTCCTTGTCCTGGACGAACCCACGAACGGCCTCGACCCGCAGGGCATGCGGGAGATCCGGTCCCTCGTCCGCGAACTGGCCGGGGACGGGACCACCGTCTTCCTCTCGTCCCACCTCCTCGACGAGATCGAGCAGGTGTGCACCCATGCGGCGGTGATGGCACAGGGACGGCTGCTCACCCAAGGGCCGGTGGCCGAGTTGGCGGCCAGGGCCCGCGGCCGGCTCGCCGTCACCACTCCTGATCCGGTCGACGCGGCCCGCCTCCTCAAGGAACTCGGTATCACCGGAGTCAGCGTGGAAGAGGACCGGGTGACCGGTGATCCCCCCGACGGCGGCGAACTGTCCGACCTCAGCGCGGCACTCGTCCATGCAGGGGTGCGGGTACGGGGATTCGGCATCGAGCGGGCATCGCTTGAGGACGCGTTCCTCGCACTGACAGGAGAGGGTTTCGATGTCGCGGGCTGA
- a CDS encoding ABC transporter permease — translation MSRAEHTGTGRASIGTAAPDGTAPDGTAPIAAASAAGPHPRLRTLGIFTSEVSMTLRRWRTLALLAVLAAVPVLLGIAVWVETDGGGGSVESQGGEGPAFIAQITNNGLFLVFAALAATLPVFLPMAVGVVAGDAIAGEASAGTLRYLLVAPAGRTRLLLAKYASVLVFCMVATLVVAASALAVGALLFPLGEVTTISGTTISFGEGLLRAVLIAGVVAASLAGIAAIGLFVSTLVGSGIAAMATTVGLLITVQILDTIPQLDALHPYLFPHHWMSFSDLMREPLYWDEVRQNLELQALYVVVFGSAAWARFTTKDIDS, via the coding sequence ATGTCGCGGGCTGAGCACACGGGCACCGGGCGGGCCTCGATCGGCACGGCTGCCCCGGATGGGACTGCCCCGGACGGGACCGCCCCGATCGCCGCCGCATCAGCAGCGGGGCCGCACCCACGGCTGCGGACCCTCGGGATCTTCACCTCAGAGGTGTCGATGACCCTTCGACGCTGGCGCACTCTGGCCCTGCTCGCGGTGCTGGCGGCCGTACCCGTACTGCTCGGCATCGCCGTCTGGGTGGAGACCGACGGCGGCGGGGGGTCGGTGGAGAGCCAGGGTGGCGAGGGGCCCGCCTTCATCGCCCAGATCACCAACAACGGCCTCTTCCTGGTCTTCGCCGCGCTCGCCGCGACCCTCCCGGTCTTCCTTCCGATGGCGGTCGGGGTGGTGGCGGGAGATGCGATCGCGGGCGAGGCGAGCGCCGGCACCCTGCGCTATCTCCTGGTCGCTCCGGCCGGGCGCACTCGACTGCTGCTCGCCAAGTACGCCTCCGTGCTGGTCTTCTGCATGGTCGCCACCCTGGTCGTGGCCGCATCGGCGCTCGCCGTGGGAGCGCTGCTGTTTCCGCTGGGCGAGGTCACCACCATCTCCGGTACGACGATCTCCTTCGGTGAGGGGCTGCTGCGGGCGGTGCTGATCGCGGGTGTCGTCGCGGCTTCACTGGCGGGCATCGCCGCCATCGGGCTCTTCGTCTCCACGTTGGTCGGCAGTGGCATCGCGGCCATGGCGACGACGGTCGGGCTGCTGATCACCGTGCAGATCCTGGACACGATTCCGCAGCTGGACGCTCTGCACCCGTATCTGTTCCCGCACCACTGGATGTCGTTCTCGGATCTGATGCGTGAGCCGCTGTACTGGGACGAGGTGCGGCAGAACCTCGAACTCCAGGCCCTGTACGTGGTGGTGTTCGGCTCGGCGGCATGGGCGCGCTTCACCACGAAGGACATCGACAGCTGA
- a CDS encoding LolA family protein, with the protein MAPNDSAQSTDEAKGFSAGRRRAARYFVPVAVAGVAAATIGLVPALAASGDPDLPKISAQELIEKIAASDTEQLSGMVKTQTDLGLPAISALADGLASEAGGASSSASPDGKLMELATGSHTLRVAIDGPDRQKVSILEKNAEYSLIHNAGEVWAYDSGSNEVFHAKETHGKKDGSGAEGDGPAAELPTTPKDFAEEALKAAGTTTSVSVDGTAQVAGRDAYQLVIKPKQSGSTIGSVKVAVDAKTGTPLKFTLNSSGGGKAIFDVGFTKVDFAKPAASTFDFTPPKGAKVTEADELEKQAEGTSPKDIPQGLPKGTGLDFLPGGGGAEGFDVIGEGWTAIAKVKAPGGEGFTPPEGEDVPAEAMDFLDALGDEVKGDFGTGTVFKTRLVNALITDDGEVYVGAVTKDALVKAANADK; encoded by the coding sequence ATGGCACCGAACGACAGCGCACAGAGCACCGACGAGGCGAAGGGCTTCAGCGCGGGGCGCCGGAGGGCGGCGCGCTACTTCGTCCCGGTCGCGGTGGCCGGAGTGGCGGCGGCGACCATCGGGCTCGTCCCGGCACTCGCCGCCTCCGGTGACCCCGATCTACCGAAGATCAGCGCACAGGAACTGATCGAGAAGATCGCCGCATCGGACACCGAGCAGCTCTCCGGCATGGTGAAGACCCAGACGGACCTCGGTCTTCCCGCGATCAGCGCCCTCGCTGACGGTCTGGCGTCCGAGGCGGGCGGAGCGAGCTCATCCGCCTCGCCCGACGGCAAGCTGATGGAGCTGGCGACCGGATCGCACACGCTGCGGGTCGCGATCGACGGCCCCGACCGCCAGAAGGTCTCCATCCTGGAGAAGAACGCCGAGTACAGCCTGATCCACAATGCCGGCGAGGTCTGGGCCTACGACAGCGGGTCGAACGAGGTCTTCCACGCCAAGGAGACGCACGGCAAGAAGGACGGCTCGGGCGCCGAGGGCGACGGGCCCGCAGCGGAACTGCCCACCACTCCCAAGGACTTCGCCGAAGAGGCCCTGAAGGCCGCGGGCACCACCACATCGGTGTCCGTCGACGGCACCGCACAGGTCGCCGGGCGCGACGCCTACCAGTTGGTCATCAAGCCCAAGCAGAGCGGTTCGACGATCGGTTCGGTCAAGGTCGCGGTCGATGCCAAGACCGGCACCCCGTTGAAGTTCACCCTCAACTCCAGCGGCGGCGGCAAGGCCATCTTCGACGTCGGCTTCACCAAGGTCGACTTCGCCAAGCCGGCCGCTTCCACCTTCGACTTCACCCCGCCGAAGGGCGCGAAGGTCACCGAGGCGGACGAGCTGGAGAAGCAGGCGGAGGGCACATCGCCCAAGGACATCCCCCAGGGCCTGCCGAAGGGGACGGGTCTGGACTTCCTGCCGGGCGGCGGTGGGGCCGAGGGCTTCGACGTCATCGGCGAGGGCTGGACCGCCATCGCGAAGGTCAAGGCCCCTGGCGGCGAGGGCTTCACCCCGCCCGAGGGCGAGGACGTTCCGGCCGAGGCGATGGACTTCCTGGACGCCCTCGGCGACGAGGTCAAGGGCGACTTCGGCACGGGCACCGTCTTCAAGACCCGGCTGGTCAATGCGCTGATCACCGACGACGGCGAGGTCTACGTCGGTGCGGTGACCAAGGACGCCCTGGTGAAGGCCGCCAACGCCGACAAGTAG
- a CDS encoding VOC family protein — MTLDWKLVIDASDPHTQADFWSEALGYEREDHSALIARLREYGQLPPDSTVQAHGRDAWLDYAAVRHPDDPFDSTNGVGLGRRLLFQRVPEAKTVKNRLHLDLHPGAERRAAEVARLAALGATVLAEQDQPAGRWTTMTDPEGNEFCVQ; from the coding sequence ATGACACTTGACTGGAAGCTCGTCATCGATGCGTCAGACCCCCACACCCAGGCGGACTTCTGGTCCGAGGCACTCGGGTACGAACGGGAGGACCACAGCGCCCTCATCGCGCGCCTGAGGGAGTACGGGCAACTCCCGCCCGACTCCACGGTCCAGGCCCACGGCCGTGACGCATGGCTGGATTACGCCGCCGTCCGGCATCCGGACGACCCCTTCGACTCGACGAACGGAGTGGGGCTGGGCCGTCGACTGCTGTTCCAGCGCGTCCCGGAGGCCAAGACGGTGAAGAACCGACTGCACCTGGACCTCCACCCGGGCGCCGAGCGCCGGGCGGCCGAAGTGGCCCGACTGGCGGCTCTGGGCGCGACAGTGCTCGCCGAACAGGACCAGCCCGCCGGGCGGTGGACGACCATGACAGACCCCGAGGGGAACGAGTTCTGCGTGCAGTAG
- a CDS encoding M28 family metallopeptidase: protein MKISVPRRTAAVAVMALAGLLSTAAPAAIAQPAAAPAKAALAAPDIPLANVKAHLSQFQSIATANGGNRAHGRPGYRASIDYVKAKLDAAGYTTTVQQFTTSGAIGYNLIAEWPGGDPNQVLMAGAHLDSVASGAGINDNGSGSAGILETALAVSRAGLQPTKKLRFGWWGAEELGLIGSRHYVSSLPAAERTKISGYLNFDMIGSPNPGYFVYDDNVALEKVFKDYFSGLGVPTEIETEGDGRSDHASFKNVGIAVGGLFTGAGRLKTAAQAQKWGGTSGQAFDRCYHSACDTTANINDTALDRNSDAIAHSIWTLATGTTVPPGTTYENTANVTIPDNGAAVTSAVTVSGRTGNAPAALAVGVDIKHTWRGDLVIDLVAPDGSAYRLKNSSANDSADNVIANYTVNASSEPANGDWKLRVQDIAANDTGFIDSWKLTF, encoded by the coding sequence ATGAAGATCTCCGTTCCCAGACGCACCGCCGCGGTCGCCGTCATGGCACTGGCCGGGCTGCTCTCCACCGCGGCGCCCGCCGCCATCGCCCAACCGGCCGCGGCCCCGGCGAAAGCCGCACTCGCAGCCCCCGACATACCACTGGCCAATGTGAAGGCGCACCTCTCGCAGTTCCAGTCGATAGCCACCGCCAACGGCGGCAACCGCGCCCACGGCCGCCCCGGCTACCGGGCCTCCATCGACTATGTGAAGGCGAAGCTGGACGCCGCCGGATACACCACCACCGTGCAGCAGTTCACCACCAGCGGGGCGATCGGCTACAACCTGATCGCCGAGTGGCCGGGCGGCGACCCCAACCAGGTCCTGATGGCCGGCGCCCATCTCGACTCGGTGGCCTCCGGCGCAGGCATCAACGACAACGGTTCTGGCTCGGCCGGCATACTCGAAACCGCCCTCGCCGTCTCCCGCGCCGGTCTGCAACCCACCAAGAAGCTGCGGTTCGGCTGGTGGGGTGCGGAGGAGTTGGGTCTGATCGGCTCCCGCCACTACGTCAGCAGCCTCCCCGCCGCCGAGCGCACCAAGATCTCCGGCTATCTCAACTTCGACATGATCGGCTCCCCGAACCCGGGCTACTTCGTCTATGACGACAACGTGGCGTTGGAGAAGGTCTTCAAGGACTACTTCTCGGGCCTCGGCGTCCCCACCGAGATCGAGACCGAGGGCGACGGCCGCTCCGACCACGCGTCGTTCAAGAACGTGGGAATAGCGGTCGGCGGACTGTTCACCGGAGCGGGCCGGCTCAAGACCGCGGCCCAGGCCCAGAAGTGGGGCGGCACCTCCGGCCAGGCATTCGACCGCTGCTACCACTCGGCGTGCGACACCACCGCCAACATCAACGACACCGCGCTGGACCGCAACAGCGATGCGATAGCCCACTCCATCTGGACGCTGGCCACCGGTACGACGGTCCCCCCTGGCACCACCTACGAGAACACGGCCAACGTCACGATCCCCGACAACGGCGCGGCCGTGACCTCCGCGGTGACCGTCTCGGGTCGTACCGGCAACGCGCCTGCCGCGCTCGCGGTCGGTGTGGACATCAAGCACACCTGGCGCGGTGACCTCGTCATCGATCTGGTGGCGCCCGACGGCAGCGCCTACCGGCTCAAGAACTCCAGCGCCAACGACTCGGCGGACAACGTCATCGCCAACTACACCGTGAACGCTTCCAGCGAGCCGGCGAACGGAGACTGGAAGCTCCGCGTCCAGGACATCGCCGCCAATGACACCGGCTTCATCGACAGCTGGAAGCTGACCTTCTAG
- a CDS encoding CHRD domain-containing protein, which produces MKCTKNLVIGTTAVMAAAGLGLSVLPAFAADGVQPTGGATHAGHGDTDVRPARGGSTAEESDSRGAALFVASLNGANEVPVPSGPAVGDRDGVALQLVKVHGMRVSVAVKFRGTDKPTALHIHRGARGTNGALKIDFTPLLARSAPPVKGWEGAVTGTVTVKDKALLDAFRTNPNDHYANLHTARFPGGAVRAQFHKVTTAFPFDKALVNLQASVIRGRQIYRCQQTADGTHAYGQYDVRAVLRGPIAHAFVAPGTGTPRWTAPDRSAVTGTLISRTPHGEGNIPELDLRATQYGAKKGLLARTQEILRLNTVGGVAPAGTCLKGAVITVPYGADYVFIQR; this is translated from the coding sequence ATGAAGTGCACCAAGAACCTCGTGATCGGTACCACGGCCGTGATGGCGGCGGCCGGATTAGGGCTCTCGGTCCTGCCCGCGTTCGCGGCCGACGGCGTACAGCCCACGGGCGGTGCCACCCACGCGGGGCACGGGGACACCGATGTGCGGCCCGCGCGCGGTGGGAGCACCGCCGAGGAGAGCGACTCCCGGGGCGCGGCCCTGTTCGTGGCCAGCCTGAACGGTGCGAACGAGGTCCCCGTACCGTCCGGGCCCGCCGTCGGTGACCGCGACGGTGTGGCGCTGCAACTGGTGAAGGTGCACGGGATGCGGGTTTCCGTCGCGGTGAAGTTCCGCGGCACGGACAAGCCGACCGCGCTCCACATCCACCGGGGAGCCAGGGGCACCAACGGTGCACTGAAGATCGACTTCACCCCTCTGCTGGCCCGCAGCGCCCCACCCGTCAAGGGATGGGAGGGCGCGGTGACCGGGACCGTCACGGTGAAGGACAAGGCCCTCCTCGATGCGTTTCGCACCAACCCCAACGACCACTACGCCAACCTTCACACCGCCCGGTTCCCCGGTGGGGCCGTCCGCGCCCAGTTCCACAAGGTGACCACGGCGTTCCCCTTCGACAAGGCGCTGGTGAACCTCCAGGCGTCCGTCATCAGGGGACGCCAGATCTACCGGTGCCAGCAGACCGCGGACGGTACGCACGCGTACGGGCAGTACGACGTCCGCGCCGTGCTCCGGGGGCCGATCGCCCATGCGTTCGTCGCGCCCGGCACGGGCACGCCCCGGTGGACCGCACCCGATCGCAGCGCGGTCACCGGCACCCTGATCAGCCGAACGCCCCACGGTGAGGGCAACATCCCAGAACTCGACCTCAGGGCCACGCAGTATGGCGCGAAGAAGGGGCTGCTCGCCCGCACCCAGGAGATCCTGCGGTTGAACACGGTGGGCGGGGTCGCCCCGGCGGGGACCTGCCTCAAGGGTGCGGTCATCACCGTCCCGTACGGCGCCGACTATGTCTTCATCCAGAGGTAG